A DNA window from Streptococcus parapneumoniae contains the following coding sequences:
- the rexB gene encoding ATP-dependent nuclease subunit B — MKLLYTDIRTSLTEILTREAEELVVAGKRVFYIAPNSLSFEKERAVLECLSQQASFAITVTRFAQMARYLILNDLPAKISLDDIGLGMAFYRCLAELDPKDLRVYGAIKQDPQFIQQLIELYHEMTKAQMSFLDLESLTDEDKRADLVLIFEKVTVYLNQGQLAQGSQLSHLIEAIENDKVSSDFTQIALVIDGFTRFSAEEERIVDLLHGKGVEIVIGAYASKKAYTSPFSEGNLYQASVEFLHHLASKYQTPALDCSQTHEQMDSFDKASRLLESSYDFSELTLDVDEKDRENLQIWSCLTQKEELELVARSIRQKLHENLNLSYKHFRILLGDVASYQLSLKTIFDQYQIPFYLGRSESMAHHPLTQFVESILALKRYRFRQEDLINLLRTGLYTDLSQADIDAFEQYLRYLGINGLPAFQQTFTKSHHGKFDLERLNALRLRILTPLETLFASRKQKAENILQKWNSFLKEGAVTKQLQDLTATMEAVEQERQAEVWKAFCHVLEQFATVFAGSQVSLEDFLALLHSGMSLSQYRTIPATVNTVLVQSYDLIAPLTADFVYAIGLTQDNLPKIAQSTSLLTDEERQNLNQATEEGTQLLIASSENLKKNRYTMLSLVNSARKELVLSSPSLFNESESKESAYLQELVHFGFSRKEKRMNHKGLSKEDIGSYHSLLSSLVAYHQQGEMSETEQDLTFIKVLSRVMGKKLEQQGLENPALPTSPSSKQLTKDTLQVLYPADKEFYLSTSGLTEFYRNEYSYFLRYVLGLQEELRLRPDARSHGNFLHRIFERALQLPNKDSFDKRLEQAIQETSKEREFEAIYQESLEAQFTKEVLLDVARTTGHILRHNPAIETIKEEANFGGKDQAFIQLDNGRSVFVRGKVDRIDRLKADGAIGVVDYKSSLTQFQFPHFFNGLNSQLPTYLAALKREGEQNFFGAMYLEMAEPVQSLVAVKSLAGAVVEASKSMKYQGLFLEKESSHLGEFYNKNKSNQLTDEEFQLLLDYNAHLYKKAAEKILAGQFAINPYTENGRSIAPYVQQHQAITGFEANYHLGQARFLEKLDLADGKRLVGEKLKQAWFEKIREELNR; from the coding sequence ATGAAATTACTTTATACTGATATTCGGACTTCTTTGACAGAAATTCTAACCAGAGAGGCGGAAGAGTTAGTTGTTGCTGGCAAGCGGGTCTTCTACATCGCCCCCAACTCTCTTTCTTTTGAAAAGGAACGCGCCGTGCTGGAATGCTTGTCCCAGCAGGCTTCTTTTGCGATTACCGTCACGCGCTTTGCGCAGATGGCTCGTTACCTGATTTTGAATGATTTGCCAGCTAAGATCAGTCTTGATGATATCGGTCTTGGTATGGCCTTTTACAGATGTCTTGCTGAACTTGATCCTAAGGATTTACGTGTTTATGGTGCTATCAAGCAGGACCCTCAATTTATCCAGCAGTTGATTGAGCTTTACCACGAGATGACCAAAGCTCAGATGAGTTTTTTGGACTTGGAGAGTTTGACGGATGAGGACAAGAGGGCCGATTTAGTCTTGATTTTTGAGAAGGTAACGGTCTATCTTAACCAAGGGCAGTTAGCTCAGGGAAGTCAGTTGTCTCATTTGATTGAGGCTATCGAGAATGACAAGGTAAGTAGTGATTTTACTCAAATCGCCTTGGTTATTGATGGATTTACACGTTTTTCTGCCGAAGAAGAGCGAATTGTGGACTTACTTCACGGCAAGGGTGTTGAGATTGTCATTGGGGCTTATGCTAGTAAGAAAGCTTATACCAGTCCCTTTAGCGAGGGCAATCTCTACCAAGCCAGCGTGGAGTTTCTCCATCATCTAGCCTCTAAATACCAAACACCTGCTCTGGACTGTTCTCAAACTCATGAGCAGATGGATAGCTTTGACAAGGCCTCTCGTTTGCTGGAGTCTTCTTATGACTTTTCAGAATTAACATTAGATGTCGATGAGAAGGATCGTGAAAACTTACAAATCTGGTCTTGCTTGACGCAAAAGGAGGAGTTGGAGCTAGTAGCCCGTAGCATTCGTCAGAAATTACACGAGAACTTAAATCTGAGTTACAAGCATTTTCGTATTCTCTTGGGGGATGTGGCTTCTTATCAGTTATCTCTTAAAACCATTTTTGACCAGTACCAGATTCCTTTCTATCTTGGTAGAAGCGAGTCCATGGCACACCACCCTTTGACTCAGTTTGTCGAGTCTATTTTAGCTTTAAAACGCTATCGTTTCCGTCAGGAGGATTTGATAAACCTTCTCAGAACAGGTCTATATACCGACCTTAGTCAGGCTGATATTGATGCTTTTGAGCAATATCTTCGCTATCTTGGTATCAATGGCTTGCCAGCCTTTCAGCAAACCTTTACCAAATCCCACCATGGAAAATTTGATTTAGAACGTTTAAATGCCCTTCGTCTGCGTATTTTAACACCTCTTGAAACTCTCTTTGCCAGTCGAAAACAGAAGGCTGAAAATATCTTGCAAAAGTGGAACTCTTTTCTAAAAGAAGGAGCTGTGACCAAGCAGTTACAAGATTTGACAGCCACTATGGAAGCTGTAGAACAGGAAAGACAAGCTGAAGTTTGGAAGGCTTTCTGCCATGTTTTAGAACAATTTGCGACCGTTTTTGCTGGTTCGCAGGTTAGTCTAGAGGACTTTCTAGCCTTGCTCCATTCTGGAATGAGCCTATCTCAATACCGTACCATTCCAGCGACAGTGAACACCGTTCTGGTGCAGAGTTACGATTTGATTGCACCACTGACTGCTGACTTTGTCTACGCCATTGGGCTAACTCAGGACAATTTACCAAAAATTGCGCAAAGCACCAGCCTTTTGACAGATGAAGAAAGGCAAAACCTAAACCAAGCGACAGAAGAAGGGACGCAATTGCTGATTGCCAGCAGTGAAAATCTCAAGAAAAATCGCTACACTATGCTTTCCTTGGTCAATTCTGCTCGTAAAGAGTTGGTCTTGTCGTCTCCAAGCCTCTTTAATGAAAGTGAAAGTAAGGAATCTGCCTATCTTCAAGAGTTGGTCCATTTTGGATTTAGTCGGAAAGAGAAGAGGATGAATCACAAAGGGCTGTCTAAGGAAGATATAGGTTCATATCACAGCCTTTTGTCCAGTCTGGTTGCCTATCACCAGCAGGGCGAGATGAGCGAGACTGAGCAAGATTTGACCTTTATCAAGGTTCTGTCACGTGTCATGGGTAAAAAACTAGAACAGCAAGGTTTGGAAAATCCAGCCCTCCCAACCAGTCCAAGCAGTAAGCAGTTGACCAAGGATACCTTACAGGTTCTCTATCCAGCTGACAAGGAATTTTACCTGTCTACCTCTGGTTTGACGGAGTTTTATCGCAATGAATACAGTTATTTTCTTCGCTACGTGTTAGGCTTGCAGGAAGAATTACGTTTGCGTCCGGATGCTCGCAGTCATGGAAATTTCTTGCACCGTATTTTTGAACGTGCCTTGCAGTTGCCTAACAAAGATTCCTTTGACAAACGTCTAGAACAAGCTATTCAAGAAACCAGTAAAGAACGCGAATTTGAAGCAATTTATCAGGAAAGTTTGGAAGCCCAGTTTACCAAGGAAGTTCTGCTTGATGTTGCACGGACGACTGGCCACATTCTCCGACACAATCCAGCTATTGAAACCATCAAAGAAGAGGCAAATTTTGGCGGCAAAGACCAAGCCTTTATTCAATTGGACAATGGACGCAGTGTCTTTGTACGAGGTAAGGTGGACCGGATTGACCGTTTGAAAGCCGATGGAGCGATAGGAGTAGTAGACTACAAATCCAGTCTAACTCAGTTCCAGTTTCCCCATTTCTTTAATGGACTCAATTCCCAGTTGCCAACCTATTTAGCTGCCTTAAAAAGAGAAGGAGAGCAGAACTTTTTTGGTGCCATGTACTTGGAAATGGCTGAACCTGTCCAATCTTTGGTGGCCGTTAAAAGTCTGGCAGGTGCAGTAGTAGAAGCCAGCAAGTCTATGAAATACCAAGGACTCTTTTTAGAAAAAGAAAGCAGTCATTTGGGCGAATTTTACAATAAAAACAAGTCTAATCAGCTGACAGATGAGGAATTCCAGCTCCTACTGGACTACAATGCCCATCTTTACAAGAAAGCGGCTGAGAAGATTTTAGCAGGTCAGTTCGCTATCAATCCTTATACCGAAAATGGTAGAAGCATTGCCCCCTACGTTCAGCAGCATCAAGCCATTACTGGCTTTGAAGCCAATTACCACTTAGGCCAAGCCCGTTTTCTAGAAAAGTTAGACTTGGCTGACGGCAAGCGTCTGGTCGGAGAAAAACTCAAGCAAGCTTGGTTTGAAAAAATAAGAGAGGAGTTGAATCGATGA
- a CDS encoding diacylglycerol kinase family protein, translating to MKKIMLIINPTSGGEKALDYKEKLENKAREYFDDVETKITQKAKDATNFAEEAARERYESILVFGGDGTVNEVISGIAERDYIPKLGIIPGGTGNLITKLLEINQDIDGAIEDLDFNLTDKIDIGKANDHYFGYIFSIGSLPEAIHNVEIEDKTKFGILAYAVNTLKSVMTDQVFNIKVETENGNYLGEASHVLVLLTNYFADKKIFEENKDGYANILILKDASIFSKLSLIPDLLKGDLVENENVEYIKARTIKISSDIELESDVDGDKSDNLPVDIKVLGQHIEVYSGPKEQS from the coding sequence GTGAAAAAAATAATGCTAATTATCAATCCAACTTCTGGAGGAGAAAAAGCTTTAGATTACAAAGAGAAGCTGGAGAATAAAGCAAGAGAGTATTTTGATGATGTGGAAACTAAAATTACTCAAAAAGCCAAAGATGCTACAAATTTCGCAGAAGAAGCTGCTAGAGAAAGATATGAATCAATTCTAGTTTTTGGTGGAGATGGTACAGTCAATGAAGTTATTTCAGGGATTGCTGAAAGGGACTATATTCCTAAACTGGGAATTATACCAGGTGGTACTGGTAACCTGATTACAAAACTTTTAGAAATCAATCAAGATATTGACGGAGCTATTGAAGATCTGGATTTCAATTTAACTGATAAGATTGATATCGGAAAAGCAAATGATCACTATTTTGGATATATCTTTAGTATCGGGTCTCTCCCTGAAGCCATTCATAATGTTGAAATTGAAGATAAAACGAAATTTGGTATCTTGGCTTATGCAGTTAATACCCTGAAGTCTGTCATGACAGATCAAGTCTTTAACATTAAAGTCGAAACTGAAAATGGAAATTACCTTGGGGAAGCAAGTCATGTTTTAGTACTTCTAACAAATTATTTTGCAGATAAAAAAATCTTTGAAGAAAACAAGGATGGATATGCAAATATTCTAATTTTGAAAGATGCTTCTATATTCTCTAAATTATCTTTGATTCCAGATTTGTTAAAAGGAGATCTTGTAGAGAATGAAAATGTTGAATATATAAAGGCACGTACTATTAAAATTTCTTCTGATATCGAATTAGAGTCCGATGTCGATGGTGATAAATCAGATAATCTACCAGTCGACATCAAGGTACTAGGACAACACATTGAAGTCTACTCTGGACCTAAGGAACAATCATAA